From the Salarias fasciatus chromosome 16, fSalaFa1.1, whole genome shotgun sequence genome, one window contains:
- the itga6a gene encoding integrin alpha-6 isoform X2, whose protein sequence is MLLPPGGRRRALLLHACLLQPAVLLAFNLDSAQVIRKDGEPGSLFGFSLAMHRQLNPDKAMVLIGAPRARALGRQKASVTGGLYKCEMTQSNHCERIDFDNEEDLRIENKENQWMGVTVQSQGPGGKIVTCAHRYQRRLFVNTPQESHDITGRCYVLSQDLTIDSSSDEDGGNWNFCEGRARGHEMFGSCQQGLAATFTKDYHYVVFGAPGAYNWKGVVRVEQKNNTLLEMGIYDDGPYEVGDEHLLNPELVPVPANSYLGFSLDSGHHLTRSRSLTVVAGAPRANHSGAVVLLKKESDASARLLVEHILHGPGLGSAFGYDLAVVDLNGDGWQDIIVGAPQFYMKDGDVGGAVFVYINKAGRWERVTPLRLNGTKDSMFGLAVESTGDINQDSYEDFAVGAPHDDDGTGKVYIYHGSEQGIKTSPAQILSGREHSSRLFGYSLAGNMDLDGNWYPDLAVGSLSDTAFIYRARPIISIRRDVKISPQEIDLTIKTCGDSICLTADLCFSYKANPASYSPKITLGYSVEADGDRRKQGLTSRVMFLNKTRTESDYQLNGTVDLRGQNQESCVKIKGRLRDNIKDKMRSVPIEVSVEILGARRQKNRNGLPQLMPILSSTQSSKHVTQVNFVKEGCGRDHICRSNLKMKYSLYYKPNNLDEYFPLNKSKNNLPEFHMNYERKDLAVRVTVSNMNGDDAYETKLVGSFPDTLPYSGVRSRLTKEKQILCDADPLGTQAECDLGNPFKRDSETTFYIILSTAGLSLETTELEIDLQLQTTSVQENIPPVKIKAEVITELPLSVSGEASPSQLSFGGVVRGESAMKSEEEVGSSIRYTFTINNLWKSLIPSVKASLHIHWPKLNKDGKWLLYLMEASSSEGSVCSPESEINPLKLIQKSSLSRAKRETPRKDRKAERKMSPLSDKSKVKVLSCEKELRCVVFRCPLLGLDGTTIKLKSRLWNSTFIEDYASVSTSLLVVKASIVLHTQAENIILKTPDTTVTVSVSPDSEVAQYGGVPWWIILVAVLAGILILALLVFLLWKCGFFKRATKDQYDAAYHKAEIHVQPSDKDKVSAEA, encoded by the exons ATGCTGCTGCCGCCGGGAGGAAGACGCCGGGCTCTGCTCCTCCAtgcctgcctgctgcagcccgCCGTGCTGCTGGCCTTCAACCTGGACTCCGCTCAGGTCATCAGGAAGGACGGGGAGCCGGGGAGCCTGTTCGGCTTCTCTCTGGCCATGCACCGGCAGCTCAACCCCGATAAAGCCAT GGTGTTGATCGGCGCCCCGAGAGCCAGAGCTCTGGGAAGACAGAAGGCCAGCGTGACGGGGGGGCTTTACAAATGTGAAATGACACAGTCCAACCACTGTGAGCGCATCGACTTCGATAATGAAG AGGACCTGCGTATTGAGAATAAGGAAAATCAGTGGATGGGGGTGACTGTGCAGAGCCAGGGGCCTGGAGGAAAGATAGTG ACGTGTGCCCACCGCTACCAGAGGCGTTTGTTCGTCAACACCCCCCAGGAGTCTCATGATATCACGGGCCGCTGCTACGTCCTGAGTCAGGATCTGACCATCGACTCGTCCTCTGACGAGGACGGAGGCAACTGGAACTTCTGCGAGGGCAGAGCCAGAGGCCACGAGATGTTCGGCTCATGCCAGCAGGGTCTGGCCGCCACTTTCACCAAGGACTACCATTATGTGGTGTTTGGAGCACCGGGAGCTTACAACTGGAAAG GGGTCGTGCGGGTGGAGCAGAAGAACAACACTCTGCTGGAGATGGGGATTTATGACGACGGCCCGTATGAAGTCGGTGACGAGCACCTTTTGAATCCCGAGCTCGTGCCGGTGCCTGCAAACAGCTACCTCG GATTCTCCCTGGATTCGGGACACCACCTCACCCGCAGTCGCAGCCTGACGGTGGTGGCCGGAGCTCCCAGAGCCAATCACAGCGGCGCCGTGGTGCTGCTGAAGAAGGAGAGCGACGCCTCCGCCAGGCTGCTGGTGGAGCACATTCTGCACGGGCCTGGACTAGGCTCCGCCTTTGGATACGACCTGGCTGTCGTTGACCTGAATGGTGATGG ATGGCAGGACATCATTGTCGGGGCTCCTCAGTTCTACATGAAGGATGGAGACGTTGGAGGAGCCGTTTTTGTTTACATCAACAAAGCAGGAAGGTGGGAAAGAGTCACTCCTCTCCGTCTGAATGGGACCAAAGACTCAATGTTCGGCCTGGCTGTGGAGAGCACTGGAGATATCAACCAAGACTCATATGAAG ATTTTGCCGTCGGAGCCCCACACGATGACGACGGGACTGGAAAAGTTTACATTTATCACGGATCCGAGCAGGGAATTAAAACCAGTCCAGCTCAG ATTCTTTCTGGAAGAGAGCACAGCAGTCGCCTCTTCGGCTATTCCCTGGCAGGGAACATGGATCTGGACGGTAACTGGTATCCAGACCTGGCTGTCGGCTCGCTCTCAGACACAGCCTTCATATACAG GGCAAGGCCGATCATTAGCATCAGGAGAGACGTCAAAATATCTCCCCAGGAAATCGACCTTACAATTAAAACCTGTGGTGACAGCATCTG TTTAACTGCGGACCTGTGCTTCTCCTACAAGGCGAACCCAGCGTCTTACAGCCCCAAAATAA CGCTCGGTTATTCCGTCGAGGCGGATGGAGATCGCAGGAAACAGGGGCTGACCTCCAGGGTGATGTTTCTCAACAAAACCCGCACCGAGTCCGACTACCAGCTCAACGGCACCGTGGACCTCCGCGGCCAGAACCAGGAATCCTGCGTCAAGATCAAAGGCAGACTGAGG GACAACATTAAGGACAAGATGCGCAGCGTTCCCATCGAGGTGTCCGTAGAAATCCTCGGTGCCAGACGCCAGAAGAACAGAAACGGCCTCCCTCAGCTCATGCCCATCCTAAGCTCCACTCAGTCCAGCAAACACGTCACGCAG gtcAACTTTGTCAAAGAAGGATGTGGGAGAGATCATATCTGCCGGAGTAATCTGAAGATGAAATACAGTTTGTACTACAAACCCAACAACCTGGACGAGTACTTCCCGTTAAATAAAAG CAAGAACAACTTGCCCGAGTTTCATATGAATTACGAGAGGAAGGACTTGGCGGTGCGGGTGACCGTGAGCAACATGAACGGCGACGACGCTTACGAGACAAAGCTGGTGGGAAGCTTCCCCGACACCCTGCCATACTCTGGAGTCCGCTCGCGTCTGACA AAGGAAAAGCAAATCCTGTGTGATGCCGATCCGTTGGGCACTCAGGCAGAGTGTGATCTTGGAAATCCTTTTAAGAGAGACTCGGAG ACCACCTTCTACATCATCCTGAGCACGGCAGGTTTGAGCCTGGAGACCACTGAGCTGGAGATTGACCTGCAGCTCCAAAC gaccaGCGTGCAAGAAAATATCCCACCTGTGAAAATCAAGGCCGAGGTGATCACGGAGCTGCCTTTGTCCGTCAGCGG TGAGGCCAGTCCCAGTCAGCTTTCTTTTGGAGGCGTGGTGCGAGGAGAGAGCGCCATGAAATCAGAAGAGGAGGTCGGAAGTTCCATCAGATATACGTTCACT ATAAACAACTTGTGGAAGTCTTTGATCCCTTCAGTCAAAGCCTCGCTCCACATCCACTGGCCCAAACTGAACAAAGACGGGAAGTGGCTCCTGTACCTGATGGAGGCTTCCAGCTCCGAGGGCAGCGTCTGCTCTCCGGAGTCTGAGATCAATCCTCTCAAACTCATCCAG AAATCCAGCCTGTCCCGGGCAAAACGAGAAACTccgagaaaagacagaaaagctgaaaggaaaatgtctcCTCTGTCTGACAAGAGCAAAGTGAAAGTTTTG TCCTGTGAGAAGGAGCTGAGGTGTGTGGTGTTCAGATGCCCTCTGCTGGGACTCGACGGTACTACCATTAAACTGAAGTCCCGGCTGTGGAACTCGACCTTCATTGAG GATTATGCCTCTGTTTCAACCTCGCTGCTGGTCGTGAAGGCCTCCATCGTGCTTCACACGCAGGCTGAAAACATAATCCTGAAGACTCCTGACACCACT GTGACGGTGTCGGTGTCCCCGGACAGCGAGGTGGCGCAGTACGGAGGCGTTCCCTGGTGGATCATACTGGTGGCGGTCCTCGCAGGGATCCTCATTTTGGCCctgctggtgtttctgctgtggaAG tgtggtTTCTTCAAGAGAGCAACTAAAGACCAATACGATGCAGCGTATCACAAGGCTGAGATCCATGTTCAGCCCTCTGACAAAGACAAAGTCTCTGCTGAGGCCTGA
- the itga6a gene encoding integrin alpha-6 isoform X1, giving the protein MLLPPGGRRRALLLHACLLQPAVLLAFNLDSAQVIRKDGEPGSLFGFSLAMHRQLNPDKAMVLIGAPRARALGRQKASVTGGLYKCEMTQSNHCERIDFDNEEDLRIENKENQWMGVTVQSQGPGGKIVTCAHRYQRRLFVNTPQESHDITGRCYVLSQDLTIDSSSDEDGGNWNFCEGRARGHEMFGSCQQGLAATFTKDYHYVVFGAPGAYNWKGVVRVEQKNNTLLEMGIYDDGPYEVGDEHLLNPELVPVPANSYLGFSLDSGHHLTRSRSLTVVAGAPRANHSGAVVLLKKESDASARLLVEHILHGPGLGSAFGYDLAVVDLNGDGWQDIIVGAPQFYMKDGDVGGAVFVYINKAGRWERVTPLRLNGTKDSMFGLAVESTGDINQDSYEDFAVGAPHDDDGTGKVYIYHGSEQGIKTSPAQILSGREHSSRLFGYSLAGNMDLDGNWYPDLAVGSLSDTAFIYRARPIISIRRDVKISPQEIDLTIKTCGDSICLTADLCFSYKANPASYSPKITLGYSVEADGDRRKQGLTSRVMFLNKTRTESDYQLNGTVDLRGQNQESCVKIKGRLRDNIKDKMRSVPIEVSVEILGARRQKNRNGLPQLMPILSSTQSSKHVTQVNFVKEGCGRDHICRSNLKMKYSLYYKPNNLDEYFPLNKSKNNLPEFHMNYERKDLAVRVTVSNMNGDDAYETKLVGSFPDTLPYSGVRSRLTKEKQILCDADPLGTQAECDLGNPFKRDSETTFYIILSTAGLSLETTELEIDLQLQTTSVQENIPPVKIKAEVITELPLSVSGEASPSQLSFGGVVRGESAMKSEEEVGSSIRYTFTINNLWKSLIPSVKASLHIHWPKLNKDGKWLLYLMEASSSEGSVCSPESEINPLKLIQKSSLSRAKRETPRKDRKAERKMSPLSDKSKVKVLSCEKELRCVVFRCPLLGLDGTTIKLKSRLWNSTFIEDYASVSTSLLVVKASIVLHTQAENIILKTPDTTVTVSVSPDSEVAQYGGVPWWIILVAVLAGILILALLVFLLWKCGFFQRSKQDDSVPRYHAVRIRKEAPEYQDGKVKLDPFERKQWMTTWIDNESYS; this is encoded by the exons ATGCTGCTGCCGCCGGGAGGAAGACGCCGGGCTCTGCTCCTCCAtgcctgcctgctgcagcccgCCGTGCTGCTGGCCTTCAACCTGGACTCCGCTCAGGTCATCAGGAAGGACGGGGAGCCGGGGAGCCTGTTCGGCTTCTCTCTGGCCATGCACCGGCAGCTCAACCCCGATAAAGCCAT GGTGTTGATCGGCGCCCCGAGAGCCAGAGCTCTGGGAAGACAGAAGGCCAGCGTGACGGGGGGGCTTTACAAATGTGAAATGACACAGTCCAACCACTGTGAGCGCATCGACTTCGATAATGAAG AGGACCTGCGTATTGAGAATAAGGAAAATCAGTGGATGGGGGTGACTGTGCAGAGCCAGGGGCCTGGAGGAAAGATAGTG ACGTGTGCCCACCGCTACCAGAGGCGTTTGTTCGTCAACACCCCCCAGGAGTCTCATGATATCACGGGCCGCTGCTACGTCCTGAGTCAGGATCTGACCATCGACTCGTCCTCTGACGAGGACGGAGGCAACTGGAACTTCTGCGAGGGCAGAGCCAGAGGCCACGAGATGTTCGGCTCATGCCAGCAGGGTCTGGCCGCCACTTTCACCAAGGACTACCATTATGTGGTGTTTGGAGCACCGGGAGCTTACAACTGGAAAG GGGTCGTGCGGGTGGAGCAGAAGAACAACACTCTGCTGGAGATGGGGATTTATGACGACGGCCCGTATGAAGTCGGTGACGAGCACCTTTTGAATCCCGAGCTCGTGCCGGTGCCTGCAAACAGCTACCTCG GATTCTCCCTGGATTCGGGACACCACCTCACCCGCAGTCGCAGCCTGACGGTGGTGGCCGGAGCTCCCAGAGCCAATCACAGCGGCGCCGTGGTGCTGCTGAAGAAGGAGAGCGACGCCTCCGCCAGGCTGCTGGTGGAGCACATTCTGCACGGGCCTGGACTAGGCTCCGCCTTTGGATACGACCTGGCTGTCGTTGACCTGAATGGTGATGG ATGGCAGGACATCATTGTCGGGGCTCCTCAGTTCTACATGAAGGATGGAGACGTTGGAGGAGCCGTTTTTGTTTACATCAACAAAGCAGGAAGGTGGGAAAGAGTCACTCCTCTCCGTCTGAATGGGACCAAAGACTCAATGTTCGGCCTGGCTGTGGAGAGCACTGGAGATATCAACCAAGACTCATATGAAG ATTTTGCCGTCGGAGCCCCACACGATGACGACGGGACTGGAAAAGTTTACATTTATCACGGATCCGAGCAGGGAATTAAAACCAGTCCAGCTCAG ATTCTTTCTGGAAGAGAGCACAGCAGTCGCCTCTTCGGCTATTCCCTGGCAGGGAACATGGATCTGGACGGTAACTGGTATCCAGACCTGGCTGTCGGCTCGCTCTCAGACACAGCCTTCATATACAG GGCAAGGCCGATCATTAGCATCAGGAGAGACGTCAAAATATCTCCCCAGGAAATCGACCTTACAATTAAAACCTGTGGTGACAGCATCTG TTTAACTGCGGACCTGTGCTTCTCCTACAAGGCGAACCCAGCGTCTTACAGCCCCAAAATAA CGCTCGGTTATTCCGTCGAGGCGGATGGAGATCGCAGGAAACAGGGGCTGACCTCCAGGGTGATGTTTCTCAACAAAACCCGCACCGAGTCCGACTACCAGCTCAACGGCACCGTGGACCTCCGCGGCCAGAACCAGGAATCCTGCGTCAAGATCAAAGGCAGACTGAGG GACAACATTAAGGACAAGATGCGCAGCGTTCCCATCGAGGTGTCCGTAGAAATCCTCGGTGCCAGACGCCAGAAGAACAGAAACGGCCTCCCTCAGCTCATGCCCATCCTAAGCTCCACTCAGTCCAGCAAACACGTCACGCAG gtcAACTTTGTCAAAGAAGGATGTGGGAGAGATCATATCTGCCGGAGTAATCTGAAGATGAAATACAGTTTGTACTACAAACCCAACAACCTGGACGAGTACTTCCCGTTAAATAAAAG CAAGAACAACTTGCCCGAGTTTCATATGAATTACGAGAGGAAGGACTTGGCGGTGCGGGTGACCGTGAGCAACATGAACGGCGACGACGCTTACGAGACAAAGCTGGTGGGAAGCTTCCCCGACACCCTGCCATACTCTGGAGTCCGCTCGCGTCTGACA AAGGAAAAGCAAATCCTGTGTGATGCCGATCCGTTGGGCACTCAGGCAGAGTGTGATCTTGGAAATCCTTTTAAGAGAGACTCGGAG ACCACCTTCTACATCATCCTGAGCACGGCAGGTTTGAGCCTGGAGACCACTGAGCTGGAGATTGACCTGCAGCTCCAAAC gaccaGCGTGCAAGAAAATATCCCACCTGTGAAAATCAAGGCCGAGGTGATCACGGAGCTGCCTTTGTCCGTCAGCGG TGAGGCCAGTCCCAGTCAGCTTTCTTTTGGAGGCGTGGTGCGAGGAGAGAGCGCCATGAAATCAGAAGAGGAGGTCGGAAGTTCCATCAGATATACGTTCACT ATAAACAACTTGTGGAAGTCTTTGATCCCTTCAGTCAAAGCCTCGCTCCACATCCACTGGCCCAAACTGAACAAAGACGGGAAGTGGCTCCTGTACCTGATGGAGGCTTCCAGCTCCGAGGGCAGCGTCTGCTCTCCGGAGTCTGAGATCAATCCTCTCAAACTCATCCAG AAATCCAGCCTGTCCCGGGCAAAACGAGAAACTccgagaaaagacagaaaagctgaaaggaaaatgtctcCTCTGTCTGACAAGAGCAAAGTGAAAGTTTTG TCCTGTGAGAAGGAGCTGAGGTGTGTGGTGTTCAGATGCCCTCTGCTGGGACTCGACGGTACTACCATTAAACTGAAGTCCCGGCTGTGGAACTCGACCTTCATTGAG GATTATGCCTCTGTTTCAACCTCGCTGCTGGTCGTGAAGGCCTCCATCGTGCTTCACACGCAGGCTGAAAACATAATCCTGAAGACTCCTGACACCACT GTGACGGTGTCGGTGTCCCCGGACAGCGAGGTGGCGCAGTACGGAGGCGTTCCCTGGTGGATCATACTGGTGGCGGTCCTCGCAGGGATCCTCATTTTGGCCctgctggtgtttctgctgtggaAG tgtGGATTCTTCCAGCGCTCCAAGCAGGACGACAGCGTCCCACGTTACCACGCGGTGCGGATAAGGAAGGAAGCCCCCGAGTATCAGGACGGGAAAGTCAAACTGGACCCGTTTGAGAGGAAGCAGTGGATGACGACATGGATCGACAATGAAAGTTACTCCTGA